From one Nitrosococcus halophilus Nc 4 genomic stretch:
- the sufD gene encoding Fe-S cluster assembly protein SufD, which yields MNGVSEAWQSYLDSHARLESEQVGAVQPWLRELRQQALGQFQSMGFPGPKNEDWKYTRVRALAETAFTPVVSSPVAVSLDECQGYFLPDMPCFRLVFVDGRFVPGLSEIEELPQGAVVGSLADGLKQEGEGLRSVFAGYADHHNQPFTALNTAFMADGAYLYLPAKAVLTKPVHLLFITTGRSDAVVTHPRNLMILEPESELTVIEHYAGLNDGVYFTNAVTEVVMGRGAKVEHIKLQEEAAKSFHIATVQVQQEQDAQFLSRNLALGGRLVRNDINSVLGGEGAGCVLEGLYALNGERHVDNHTRIDHKQPHTTSEEYYKGILGGKSRAVFNGKVIVHPHAQKVDARQANRNLLLSEGTEVDTKPELEIYADDVKCAHGATIGQLDKDQVFYLRSRGMEEKDARQLLTHAFAEEIVKHIELLPVRNRVEHQLGLWLSEEQRQEVEL from the coding sequence ATGAATGGGGTAAGTGAAGCCTGGCAGTCCTATCTTGATTCCCATGCTCGCCTGGAATCTGAGCAAGTGGGGGCAGTGCAACCCTGGCTTCGAGAATTACGCCAGCAGGCTTTGGGACAATTCCAGTCCATGGGCTTTCCTGGTCCTAAAAATGAGGACTGGAAGTATACCCGAGTCCGGGCGCTTGCGGAGACCGCATTTACTCCGGTGGTTTCTTCGCCGGTAGCGGTTAGCTTGGATGAATGTCAGGGGTATTTTTTGCCAGATATGCCTTGCTTTCGCTTGGTATTCGTCGATGGCCGTTTTGTCCCGGGGTTATCGGAGATTGAGGAACTCCCCCAGGGTGCAGTGGTAGGGAGTTTAGCCGACGGCCTCAAACAGGAGGGAGAAGGTTTACGGAGTGTATTCGCCGGTTATGCGGATCATCACAATCAGCCTTTCACGGCGCTTAACACTGCTTTCATGGCTGACGGCGCTTACCTTTATTTGCCTGCCAAGGCGGTACTGACCAAGCCAGTACATCTCCTCTTTATTACCACCGGGCGAAGTGACGCGGTGGTGACTCACCCCCGTAACCTTATGATTCTCGAACCGGAGAGTGAATTGACAGTTATTGAACACTATGCCGGGTTAAATGATGGGGTGTATTTCACTAATGCGGTCACCGAGGTGGTCATGGGAAGGGGCGCCAAGGTTGAACATATCAAGCTGCAGGAGGAAGCAGCTAAAAGCTTCCATATTGCGACGGTGCAAGTGCAGCAAGAGCAAGACGCTCAGTTCCTCTCCCGCAATTTGGCTTTAGGTGGCCGGTTGGTGCGTAACGATATCAATAGCGTATTGGGGGGCGAGGGTGCCGGCTGTGTGTTGGAGGGGCTCTATGCTTTGAATGGCGAACGTCATGTGGATAACCATACGCGAATTGACCACAAGCAGCCCCATACCACTAGCGAGGAATACTACAAGGGAATTTTAGGCGGTAAGTCACGAGCGGTCTTTAACGGTAAAGTGATTGTTCACCCCCACGCGCAAAAGGTGGATGCCCGCCAGGCCAACCGCAACCTGTTGTTGTCTGAAGGGACTGAAGTCGATACCAAGCCAGAACTTGAGATCTATGCTGATGATGTCAAGTGTGCCCACGGCGCCACCATAGGGCAATTAGATAAGGATCAAGTTTTCTATCTTCGTTCTCGGGGCATGGAGGAGAAAGACGCCCGGCAGCTGCTGACCCATGCTTTTGCCGAGGAAATTGTGAAGCATATTGAATTGCTCCCTGTTCGAAATCGTGTTGAGCATCAATTGGGTCTCTGGCTTTCCGAGGAACAGCGCCAGGAGGTGGAGCTATGA
- a CDS encoding cysteine desulfurase, translating to MTIGNIAAKVPMAGRLFDIERVRADFPTLQQQVHGRPLVYLDNAATAQKPRPVIEAIDHYYQWDNANIHRAVHQLSERATQAYEAARDKVQRFINAAQREEVVFVRGTTEAINLVAQSFGRNRLQAGDEILLSHMEHHSNIVPWQLLCEQTGAVLKVVPINDAGELRLDEYEKLLSPRTRLVAMVHASNALGTINPAREIIKLAHAQGVPVLLDGAQAVPHMPVDVQELDCDFYAFSAHKMVGPTGIGVLYGKGQWLEAMPPYQGGGDMILSVSFDKTLYNDPPYKFEAGTPHIAGAIGLGAAVDYLEALGMENVALYEQELSAYATEVLAQIPGLRFIGTAQEKVGVLSFTLEGVHPHDVGTILDHEGIAIRTGHHCAQPVMDRFGVPATARASFALYNTKAEVDALAAGIKRVGELLG from the coding sequence ATGACCATTGGAAATATCGCCGCTAAAGTGCCTATGGCGGGTAGACTTTTTGATATTGAGCGGGTGCGCGCTGATTTTCCCACTTTGCAGCAGCAAGTGCATGGCAGACCTCTGGTTTATCTAGATAATGCGGCTACGGCGCAAAAACCCAGACCAGTCATTGAGGCCATCGACCACTATTATCAGTGGGATAACGCTAATATCCACCGTGCTGTGCATCAGCTCAGCGAACGGGCCACCCAGGCATACGAGGCGGCGAGGGATAAAGTGCAGCGCTTTATCAATGCTGCCCAGCGGGAAGAGGTTGTGTTCGTGCGGGGAACTACCGAGGCAATCAACTTGGTTGCCCAGAGTTTTGGTCGAAATCGATTGCAAGCCGGTGATGAAATCCTGCTTTCCCATATGGAACATCACTCTAATATTGTACCGTGGCAGCTCTTGTGCGAGCAGACCGGGGCGGTGCTCAAAGTGGTCCCCATTAATGATGCCGGTGAGCTGCGCCTAGATGAATATGAAAAACTTTTGTCGCCCCGCACGCGCTTGGTCGCTATGGTTCATGCCTCGAATGCTTTGGGGACCATCAATCCGGCGCGAGAGATCATTAAATTAGCCCATGCCCAAGGAGTCCCGGTGTTGCTTGACGGGGCCCAGGCAGTTCCCCACATGCCGGTGGATGTGCAGGAACTTGACTGTGATTTTTACGCTTTTTCGGCACATAAGATGGTCGGGCCTACGGGGATTGGTGTGCTTTATGGCAAAGGGCAGTGGTTGGAAGCGATGCCCCCTTATCAGGGAGGGGGAGATATGATCCTGTCGGTGAGCTTTGACAAAACCCTCTATAACGACCCTCCCTATAAGTTTGAGGCAGGGACGCCCCATATCGCTGGAGCCATTGGTCTGGGTGCGGCGGTGGATTATCTGGAGGCGCTAGGGATGGAGAATGTAGCGCTCTATGAGCAAGAACTTTCTGCCTATGCCACAGAAGTTTTGGCCCAGATCCCGGGGTTGCGTTTTATCGGCACTGCCCAAGAAAAAGTGGGGGTATTATCCTTTACCTTGGAAGGAGTTCATCCCCATGATGTCGGAACCATTCTTGACCACGAGGGTATTGCCATCCGCACGGGCCATCATTGTGCCCAACCGGTGATGGATCGCTTTGGGGTTCCGGCAACGGCAAGGGCTTCTTTTGCGCTTTACAATACCAAAGCGGAAGTGGATGCCTTAGCTGCTGGGATCAAGCGCGTAGGGGAGTTATTGGGATGA
- the sufU gene encoding Fe-S cluster assembly sulfur transfer protein SufU: MNELRDLYQEVILDHRKKPRNFRPMENADFQADGHNPLCGDRVTIFLKVHDGVIEDVSFQGEGCAISMASASLMTEVLKGKTSQEAEELFGRFHDLVTDNGTQGGEGVSLGKLEVLAGVREFPMRVKCATLAWHTLHAALEHKNQAVTTE; the protein is encoded by the coding sequence ATGAATGAACTGAGAGATTTATATCAAGAAGTTATTTTGGACCACCGAAAAAAGCCGCGGAATTTTCGTCCCATGGAGAACGCGGATTTTCAGGCGGATGGCCATAACCCCTTATGTGGAGATCGGGTCACCATTTTCCTTAAAGTGCATGATGGAGTGATTGAAGATGTAAGCTTTCAGGGGGAGGGTTGTGCCATTTCCATGGCTTCGGCCTCCTTGATGACCGAAGTTCTAAAGGGTAAGACTTCCCAGGAGGCTGAAGAGTTGTTTGGCAGGTTTCACGACTTGGTAACCGATAATGGGACTCAGGGTGGTGAAGGGGTATCCTTGGGGAAATTGGAGGTGCTGGCTGGAGTTAGGGAATTTCCCATGCGGGTGAAATGCGCAACCCTTGCCTGGCATACTTTGCATGCAGCCCTAGAGCATAAAAACCAGGCAGTGACCACGGAATAA
- the sufT gene encoding putative Fe-S cluster assembly protein SufT, translating into MYNRDPIVLNRDCEAVLVPMADKVIIPKDTEVMIAQDLGGSYTVYVNGSLARIAGKDADALGLEPVEPPTLPEEASDEEIEELAWDQMRTCFDPEIPINIVDLGLVYECAISSLPEGRKQLDIKMTLTAPGCGMGGILVQDVKEKVEAIPAVEVANVELVFDPPWNQNMMSEAAKLQTGMF; encoded by the coding sequence ATGTACAATCGTGACCCTATTGTCCTCAATCGTGACTGCGAAGCAGTACTCGTGCCGATGGCGGATAAGGTAATTATTCCCAAGGACACGGAAGTGATGATCGCCCAAGATTTGGGGGGGAGCTATACTGTTTATGTTAACGGGAGCCTGGCTCGGATAGCCGGTAAAGACGCGGATGCCTTGGGTTTGGAGCCGGTAGAGCCGCCGACATTGCCTGAGGAAGCCTCCGATGAGGAGATTGAAGAGCTGGCTTGGGATCAGATGAGAACCTGCTTCGACCCTGAAATTCCCATCAATATCGTGGATCTAGGCTTGGTTTATGAGTGCGCTATTTCCTCCTTGCCTGAGGGTCGAAAGCAACTAGACATCAAGATGACCCTAACCGCCCCCGGCTGTGGGATGGGCGGGATTCTGGTGCAAGATGTGAAGGAAAAAGTTGAGGCTATCCCGGCTGTTGAGGTAGCTAATGTCGAACTGGTTTTTGATCCCCCTTGGAATCAGAACATGATGTCTGAGGCGGCCAAGCTCCAGACCGGCATGTTTTAG
- the rfaH gene encoding transcription/translation regulatory transformer protein RfaH has product MEHTPSSKRSWYLIWCKPRKEHLAQENLERQRFETYLPLVRQLRRRAHRRITVVEPLFPRYLFIHLDKEKDNWSSIRSTIGVTALVRFGDQPAQVPDRLIKELQAHESPDGIHDLPSRSFQQGQKIRIEEGPLAGHEGIWLASNGKERAQVLLEIMGKQIKTEMNQNWLGHS; this is encoded by the coding sequence ATGGAACACACCCCTTCTTCTAAAAGATCTTGGTACCTGATTTGGTGTAAGCCGCGGAAAGAACATTTGGCTCAAGAAAACCTTGAACGCCAAAGATTTGAGACTTATCTACCCTTGGTGCGGCAGTTACGGCGCCGTGCTCACCGGCGCATTACAGTAGTTGAACCCCTCTTTCCCCGTTATTTATTCATTCACCTAGACAAGGAAAAGGACAACTGGAGTTCCATACGCTCTACCATCGGAGTCACCGCTCTAGTCCGCTTTGGAGACCAACCGGCTCAGGTGCCGGATAGGCTAATCAAGGAACTGCAAGCCCATGAATCACCCGATGGCATCCATGATCTGCCAAGCCGCAGCTTTCAACAGGGGCAAAAAATCCGTATCGAAGAAGGACCATTAGCCGGACATGAAGGCATCTGGCTGGCCTCCAATGGAAAAGAACGGGCCCAAGTTTTACTGGAAATAATGGGTAAGCAAATTAAAACCGAGATGAACCAAAACTGGCTTGGGCACTCCTAA
- a CDS encoding mannose-1-phosphate guanylyltransferase/mannose-6-phosphate isomerase, protein MADRLNGSAFDTPLPAPLVVCNEEHRFLVAEQMRQIGIAPRQLILEPFGRNTAPALTLAALSVLESEEDWILLVMPADHVINDIGTFQATVQAGYQLAQDGYVVTFGIVPTRAETGYGYIEMGQPLPQKAATSAPAPNAFTLKAFVEKPDQETAQRYLQSANHLWNSGMFMLQASVWIEEISTHAPEIEQACRQAMTEGTQDGEFFRIKPAAFEVCPSNSIDYAVMEKLTTEHTLHPPAVVSLDAGWSDVGAWPSLLEANPRDQNGNMVRGDVYLEETQDTLILSEHRMVAGIGLKDLMVIETPDAVLVVHKEHAQHVKNVVAKLKEGGREEYIKHRKVYRPWGCYESIDCGTRFQVKRITVNPGASLSLQMHHHRAEHWVVVRGTARVIRGNESTLLSENQSTYIPIGIQHRLENPGKLPLEIIEVQSGSYLGEDDIVRFEDHYGRAGDASLGKL, encoded by the coding sequence TTGGCAGACCGGCTTAACGGCAGTGCCTTCGATACCCCGCTGCCCGCTCCTCTGGTGGTATGCAATGAAGAGCACCGTTTCTTAGTTGCCGAACAAATGCGCCAAATCGGGATTGCTCCCCGCCAACTTATTTTGGAACCCTTCGGCCGCAATACCGCGCCGGCGCTTACCTTAGCCGCACTTTCGGTTTTGGAATCAGAGGAAGATTGGATCTTGTTGGTGATGCCGGCAGACCACGTTATCAACGATATCGGCACCTTCCAAGCCACTGTTCAAGCAGGGTATCAGCTCGCTCAAGACGGCTACGTGGTAACTTTTGGCATTGTCCCTACTCGAGCCGAAACCGGCTATGGCTATATTGAAATGGGTCAGCCATTACCCCAAAAGGCTGCTACTTCAGCGCCCGCTCCGAACGCTTTTACCCTAAAAGCTTTCGTGGAAAAACCGGATCAAGAGACGGCACAGCGCTATTTGCAGTCGGCTAATCACCTATGGAATAGTGGCATGTTCATGCTCCAGGCATCAGTATGGATAGAAGAGATTTCGACCCATGCCCCCGAGATTGAACAGGCCTGCCGTCAGGCTATGACAGAGGGGACTCAGGATGGCGAGTTTTTCCGAATAAAACCCGCTGCCTTTGAAGTTTGTCCTAGCAACTCTATCGATTACGCAGTGATGGAGAAACTGACCACTGAACACACCCTCCACCCTCCCGCAGTCGTTTCTCTAGATGCGGGCTGGTCCGATGTGGGGGCATGGCCTAGCCTGCTAGAAGCCAACCCACGGGATCAGAATGGCAATATGGTCCGGGGTGATGTTTACCTTGAAGAGACCCAGGATACCTTGATCCTATCAGAACACCGCATGGTCGCCGGTATTGGCCTAAAAGACCTCATGGTCATTGAAACACCGGATGCGGTACTCGTAGTCCACAAGGAACACGCCCAACACGTCAAGAATGTGGTGGCGAAACTCAAAGAAGGAGGACGAGAAGAATATATCAAGCACCGAAAAGTATATCGCCCTTGGGGCTGTTATGAGAGCATTGATTGTGGCACTCGTTTCCAAGTTAAGCGGATCACGGTAAACCCCGGCGCTTCGCTATCTTTACAAATGCACCATCATCGGGCCGAGCATTGGGTCGTCGTCAGAGGGACCGCACGTGTGATTCGAGGTAATGAAAGCACCCTGCTCTCTGAAAATCAATCGACCTATATCCCCATAGGTATTCAGCATCGATTGGAGAATCCCGGAAAGTTACCTTTAGAAATTATTGAAGTCCAGTCAGGGAGTTACCTGGGAGAGGATGATATTGTTCGTTTCGAAGACCATTATGGCCGGGCGGGAGATGCCTCCTTGGGCAAACTCTGA
- the cysC gene encoding adenylyl-sulfate kinase, producing MSSSNTVWHKPLVMRADRERLNGHKSAILWFTGLSGAGKSTLAHAVEARLFQIGCRTFVFDGDNVRHGLCADLGFSEQDRSENIRRIGEMCKLFVESGVIALTAFISPFRHDRQRVRGLVAEGDFLEIYCQASLAVCEQRDVKGLYKRARAGEIPEFTGVSSPYEEPEKPELVVDTGSQAVEENVEMVINLLKCRGIIPEEAARPVAQM from the coding sequence ATGTCCTCGAGTAACACAGTGTGGCACAAGCCCCTCGTTATGCGCGCGGATCGAGAAAGATTAAACGGTCATAAGAGCGCTATTTTATGGTTTACTGGCCTTTCCGGCGCAGGCAAATCCACTCTAGCCCATGCAGTGGAGGCCCGGCTTTTCCAAATAGGATGCCGAACTTTTGTCTTCGATGGTGATAACGTGCGCCATGGCCTTTGCGCTGATTTGGGTTTTTCTGAGCAGGACCGTTCCGAGAATATCCGCCGTATTGGAGAAATGTGCAAGCTTTTTGTTGAATCAGGAGTGATTGCGCTGACCGCATTTATCTCTCCTTTTCGGCACGATCGTCAGCGGGTGCGCGGCTTAGTGGCCGAGGGCGATTTCCTGGAAATCTATTGCCAAGCCTCTCTGGCTGTATGTGAACAGCGGGATGTGAAGGGCCTTTATAAACGGGCCCGCGCTGGAGAGATTCCAGAGTTTACCGGAGTGTCCTCACCCTATGAAGAACCAGAAAAGCCAGAGTTGGTGGTCGATACGGGCTCTCAGGCTGTAGAAGAAAATGTAGAGATGGTTATCAATTTACTGAAATGCCGGGGCATCATTCCGGAGGAGGCGGCTAGACCCGTGGCTCAAATGTGA
- a CDS encoding MBL fold metallo-hydrolase RNA specificity domain-containing protein, with protein MTAGARIKHHGAIAGVTGSCHELFIDSYRSVLIDCGLFQGVEASPGGASRGALEIDFDLSAVQALLVTHCHIDHVGRIPYLLAAGFEGKIYCSEPTAVLLPLVLEDAVKVGFTRNEELIRRFLEVLKSRIKPVAYGRWVKIPGNRKAASLQVRFQPAGHILGSAYIECKVANGRQQATTVLFSGDLGAPYAPLLPAPKPAYGSDILIIESTYGDTLHEGRQERHAQLQAIIERCFRNRGMVLIPAFSIGRTQELLYELEQVIYRFGDREVASGLRWRDLEIVVDSPLANRFTRVYRKLSKFWDQEAKRVKIQGRHPLAFEQLTTIGSHEQHLATVAYLARSPRPTVVIAASGMCAGGRIVNYLKALVENPKTDIVLVGYQAAGTPGRAIQQYGPQNGYVELEGRRYTVNAQVHTLAGYSAHADQKDLLGFVRRMKKKPKEIRIVHGEQKAKAALSRQLQRLLPQAQVKIP; from the coding sequence GTGACTGCGGGGGCCCGGATCAAGCATCATGGAGCCATTGCGGGGGTAACCGGTTCCTGCCACGAACTCTTTATTGACTCTTACCGCTCGGTGCTCATTGATTGCGGCCTTTTCCAAGGGGTTGAGGCTTCACCTGGAGGGGCCTCTAGGGGGGCTTTGGAGATTGATTTCGATCTTTCAGCGGTACAGGCTCTGCTAGTGACCCATTGTCATATTGATCATGTCGGTCGTATTCCTTATCTTTTAGCGGCGGGTTTCGAGGGTAAAATCTATTGCTCTGAGCCTACGGCAGTGTTGCTGCCGTTGGTATTAGAAGATGCGGTTAAGGTGGGCTTTACCCGGAATGAAGAGTTGATTAGACGCTTTCTTGAGGTCTTGAAAAGTCGAATTAAGCCTGTGGCTTATGGGCGCTGGGTAAAAATACCAGGCAACCGTAAGGCAGCTTCCCTGCAAGTGCGCTTCCAGCCGGCGGGACATATCCTGGGCTCGGCTTACATTGAATGTAAGGTGGCGAATGGGCGTCAACAGGCGACCACGGTACTGTTTTCTGGTGATCTCGGGGCGCCTTATGCCCCCCTTCTTCCCGCTCCCAAGCCTGCTTACGGCAGCGATATCCTGATTATCGAAAGCACTTATGGGGATACGCTTCACGAGGGTCGCCAAGAGCGACATGCCCAACTACAGGCAATCATCGAACGCTGCTTCCGCAATCGGGGTATGGTGCTTATCCCTGCTTTTAGTATTGGCCGGACCCAGGAATTGCTCTATGAGCTGGAACAGGTTATCTATCGCTTTGGAGATCGGGAAGTGGCTTCAGGGCTGCGCTGGAGAGACCTGGAAATAGTGGTCGATTCGCCTCTGGCTAATCGTTTTACTCGGGTTTACCGAAAACTTAGCAAATTCTGGGATCAAGAAGCTAAAAGGGTAAAAATCCAAGGTCGGCATCCTTTAGCCTTTGAGCAGCTGACTACCATTGGTAGCCATGAGCAACACTTGGCCACGGTCGCTTACCTGGCTCGAAGTCCGCGCCCCACCGTGGTGATTGCTGCCAGTGGGATGTGTGCCGGTGGCCGCATCGTCAACTATTTAAAGGCTTTGGTGGAGAACCCCAAGACGGATATTGTTTTGGTGGGCTATCAGGCGGCAGGCACTCCGGGTCGAGCTATTCAGCAATATGGCCCTCAAAACGGCTATGTTGAACTGGAAGGGCGGCGTTACACCGTCAATGCCCAGGTGCACACCTTAGCGGGCTATTCGGCCCATGCGGATCAAAAAGATCTGCTGGGCTTTGTCCGGAGAATGAAAAAAAAGCCGAAAGAAATCCGTATCGTCCATGGGGAACAGAAAGCTAAAGCGGCCTTGTCAAGGCAACTTCAGCGACTCTTACCTCAAGCACAAGTAAAGATACCTTAA
- a CDS encoding oligosaccharide flippase family protein: MLLQHSALYTLARGLPGLINFTALAIYTRLLAPEEYGHYALVIAAVGLANAVLFQWLNLGLLRYLARYRDRKPIFLSTLVAGYLAVVILSAMLGLVLWSCWPEAEMRALIGLGILFLWAQALFDANLQMAASQLTPQRYGLLAITKSLASLALGGTLAWWGFGAAGVLWGLIGGLILAVVLWAREEWRHLSPHHVDKGLMGQLLSYGLPLTATFALTFVVSSSDRLLLGWLQGSHSAGLYAVGYDLPNQALGVLMMVVHLAAYPLAVHALEQKGRGAAQVQLKKNAIGLLSIALPATVGLVLLAPNIAQVVLGAEFRKAAVALSFWIAIASFLAGIKAYYFDLAFQLGQRTIVQVWIALVAATINLILNLWLIPKLSIMGAAYGTLCAYLSALVLSMMLGRRYFKLPIPGYESLKILGATFVMGLALWPLLSLEGLMGLSIQVFVGMVSYGLFVLVFNIADSRILLFNRLFPERRTI, translated from the coding sequence ATGTTGCTGCAACATAGCGCTTTATATACCCTTGCCCGGGGTTTGCCTGGACTGATCAATTTTACCGCCCTAGCCATTTACACTCGTCTGCTTGCCCCTGAGGAATACGGTCACTATGCCCTTGTCATTGCCGCAGTAGGCCTTGCCAATGCGGTTCTGTTTCAGTGGCTGAATCTAGGACTCCTACGATATCTGGCGCGGTATCGAGATCGCAAACCGATATTTCTGTCTACCCTGGTGGCCGGTTATCTGGCGGTGGTAATACTCAGCGCAATGCTGGGGCTAGTTCTGTGGAGCTGCTGGCCAGAGGCCGAGATGCGTGCATTGATTGGTTTGGGAATCCTTTTTTTATGGGCCCAAGCCCTGTTTGACGCTAATCTACAGATGGCCGCCTCCCAGCTGACTCCCCAGCGCTATGGGTTGTTGGCCATCACCAAGTCGCTGGCTTCGCTCGCCTTAGGCGGCACCCTTGCCTGGTGGGGATTCGGCGCTGCCGGTGTGCTTTGGGGACTCATCGGCGGTCTCATCCTTGCCGTCGTCCTCTGGGCGCGGGAGGAGTGGCGCCATCTTAGCCCCCATCATGTTGATAAAGGGTTGATGGGGCAGCTGCTCTCCTATGGTCTCCCCCTCACCGCCACTTTTGCCTTGACCTTCGTGGTGAGCAGTTCCGACCGATTGCTGCTTGGATGGTTGCAAGGGTCCCATTCGGCGGGGCTATATGCGGTGGGTTATGACCTGCCTAACCAGGCCCTGGGGGTATTGATGATGGTTGTCCATTTGGCTGCTTATCCCCTGGCCGTTCATGCGCTAGAGCAGAAAGGGCGGGGAGCCGCGCAAGTCCAGTTAAAAAAAAATGCAATCGGCCTTTTAAGTATCGCCTTGCCTGCTACCGTGGGTTTGGTCCTTTTGGCGCCAAATATTGCCCAGGTGGTGCTCGGCGCCGAATTCAGAAAAGCCGCCGTGGCGCTCAGTTTCTGGATTGCAATTGCCTCATTCCTTGCCGGTATCAAGGCCTATTATTTTGATTTGGCTTTCCAGCTTGGTCAGCGCACCATCGTGCAAGTTTGGATTGCGCTAGTGGCGGCCACCATCAATTTGATCTTAAACCTTTGGTTGATTCCTAAGCTCAGTATCATGGGCGCTGCCTATGGAACCCTCTGTGCTTATCTATCGGCATTAGTGTTGAGTATGATGCTAGGACGGCGCTATTTTAAATTGCCTATTCCAGGATACGAGAGCCTGAAAATTCTTGGTGCCACCTTTGTCATGGGGCTCGCCCTTTGGCCATTACTCTCCCTCGAAGGATTAATGGGGCTTAGTATTCAGGTTTTTGTCGGTATGGTCAGTTATGGGCTTTTCGTTTTGGTGTTCAATATTGCCGACAGTCGCATCCTGCTATTTAATCGCCTCTTTCCTGAACGGCGCACTATATGA
- a CDS encoding glycosyltransferase, with product MSKTKRLALFLPSLHGGGAERVMLTLAEGFAERGLLVDLVLASAEGPYLNRVPEAVHVVNLGVSRVIKSLPGLVRYLRREQPQALLSALDHANLIALVAKRLAASKASCVVSVHSTLSVEQRHTKVWRARFIPWLITRWYPGAKKVVTVSQGVAEDLIQTTGLAPEKIQVIYNPVVIPDLLAQAQAPIPHPWLGADQPPVILGIGRLTAQKDFPTLIRAFARVREQRLARLIILGEGEERPKLEALIRTLNLQQDVALPGFVHNPYAYMGRAAVFVLSSAWEGFGNVLVEAMAVGTPVVATDCPSGPAEILHDRTYGPLVGVGDDLHMAKAMMDILEGRGPTASVLRGRAADFSLEAAITAYLEVLNL from the coding sequence ATGAGCAAAACCAAGCGTCTCGCTTTATTTTTGCCTTCCCTTCATGGCGGCGGTGCGGAGCGGGTGATGTTGACTCTGGCTGAAGGATTTGCTGAGCGGGGTTTGCTCGTTGACTTGGTCCTGGCCAGTGCGGAGGGACCTTACCTTAACCGAGTCCCCGAAGCGGTTCATGTGGTGAATTTGGGAGTTTCCCGGGTAATAAAAAGCTTGCCGGGGTTGGTGCGTTATTTACGGCGGGAGCAACCTCAGGCCCTGCTTTCAGCTTTGGACCACGCTAATCTTATTGCTTTAGTGGCCAAGCGTTTGGCCGCCTCCAAGGCAAGTTGTGTGGTCAGTGTGCATAGCACACTCTCCGTTGAACAGCGCCATACCAAGGTCTGGCGGGCCCGCTTTATTCCTTGGCTCATCACCCGTTGGTATCCAGGAGCTAAAAAAGTTGTGACTGTCTCCCAGGGGGTTGCCGAGGACTTGATCCAGACTACGGGCCTGGCCCCTGAGAAGATTCAAGTCATTTATAACCCCGTGGTTATCCCCGATTTGTTAGCCCAAGCTCAAGCTCCTATTCCGCATCCCTGGTTGGGAGCCGATCAGCCTCCGGTGATTCTCGGCATAGGACGATTGACGGCACAAAAAGATTTCCCGACCCTGATCCGGGCTTTTGCCCGAGTCCGGGAACAGCGTTTGGCACGGCTGATCATCCTTGGCGAAGGGGAGGAGCGTCCAAAGCTGGAGGCCCTGATCAGGACCCTGAATCTTCAACAGGATGTGGCCTTACCTGGTTTTGTACACAATCCCTACGCTTATATGGGTCGAGCAGCGGTTTTTGTGTTGTCCTCGGCTTGGGAAGGTTTTGGAAACGTATTGGTTGAAGCCATGGCAGTGGGCACACCGGTGGTTGCCACCGATTGCCCGAGCGGGCCCGCTGAAATTCTCCATGATAGAACCTATGGGCCTCTGGTTGGAGTGGGGGATGATCTCCATATGGCCAAAGCAATGATGGATATTTTAGAGGGCAGGGGTCCCACAGCCTCGGTATTGAGGGGGCGGGCTGCAGACTTTAGCCTAGAGGCGGCAATTACCGCCTACCTTGAGGTCCTCAATCTTTGA